One region of Thiomonas intermedia genomic DNA includes:
- a CDS encoding lysophospholipid acyltransferase family protein has translation MLLRVFRWLSVLPLSLLQALGAALGLVVYAASGVYRQRLRAHLRQAGYAPRQLALKAAAQAGRMVGELPVVWFRRGAATPAHQVRVIGKEHVDAVRAEGFGVLYLTPHLGCFEISAQVAALWGPITVMFRPPRKRALLPLALASRQRQNLATAPANLAGVRQLLRALRTGEAVGLLPDQAPGRGEGVWADFFGRPAFTMTLPARLVQLGHARIILASALRHPGGRGYTLTLEPFPEPLDADPQRAATQINHALEGLIRRCPEQYLWAYNRYKRPSGAEPPPAPDAGEEAAA, from the coding sequence GTGCTGCTTCGCGTCTTCCGCTGGCTGTCTGTTCTGCCCCTGAGCCTGCTCCAGGCGCTGGGGGCGGCGCTCGGCCTGGTGGTTTACGCCGCGTCGGGCGTCTACCGCCAGCGGCTGCGCGCGCATCTGCGCCAGGCGGGCTATGCGCCGCGGCAACTGGCCCTCAAGGCCGCCGCGCAGGCCGGGCGCATGGTCGGCGAGCTGCCCGTGGTCTGGTTCCGGCGCGGCGCGGCCACACCGGCGCATCAGGTCCGGGTGATCGGCAAGGAGCATGTCGATGCCGTGCGCGCCGAGGGCTTTGGCGTGCTGTACCTGACGCCGCACCTGGGATGTTTTGAAATCTCGGCGCAGGTGGCGGCGCTGTGGGGGCCGATCACGGTCATGTTCCGCCCGCCGCGCAAGCGCGCCCTGCTGCCGCTGGCGCTGGCGTCGCGCCAGCGTCAAAACCTGGCCACCGCACCGGCGAATCTGGCCGGGGTACGCCAATTGCTGCGCGCCCTGCGCACCGGTGAGGCGGTCGGCCTGCTGCCGGATCAGGCGCCGGGCCGCGGCGAAGGCGTATGGGCGGATTTTTTCGGCCGTCCGGCCTTCACCATGACCTTGCCGGCACGGCTGGTGCAACTGGGCCATGCGCGCATCATTCTGGCCTCGGCCTTGCGCCACCCTGGCGGCCGCGGCTACACCCTCACGCTCGAACCCTTTCCCGAGCCGCTGGATGCCGATCCGCAGCGCGCCGCCACCCAGATCAATCACGCGCTGGAAGGCCTGATCAGGCGCTGTCCCGAACAGTATCTCTGGGCCTACAACCGCTACAAGAGGCCCTCGGGCGCCGAGCCGCCACCGGCGCCCGATGCCGGTGAGGAGGCTGCCGCATGA
- a CDS encoding lipid A biosynthesis acyltransferase, with amino-acid sequence MKPLFARLSIGLVWLLHLLPYPVLAALGTAVGWLLWPLARSRRHITLRNLQLCFPEWTAARQRAVAREHFVYVARAFLERGVLWYASPKRLQRLLHLEGPVLEALDGSRNTLLLGFHFEGLDAGWTALSLVAPRPVSGMYTPQKNQVLDDWVVARRSRFHTAAIVSRHDGAAGMLRQLRAGVPFYTLPDMDFGLRSSRFIDFFGLPAATLDVAPRLAASADARVYAVVTRILPGARGYAVTVHPAWTDFPALDTRGKPADIDADLRRMNRFIEDQVRTMPAQYHWVHKRFKTRPEDQPSVY; translated from the coding sequence ATGAAACCGCTGTTCGCCCGCCTGAGCATCGGCCTCGTCTGGCTGCTGCACCTGCTGCCCTACCCGGTGCTCGCCGCGCTGGGCACGGCGGTGGGCTGGCTGCTGTGGCCGCTGGCCCGATCGCGTCGGCACATCACCCTGCGCAACCTGCAACTGTGCTTTCCCGAGTGGACGGCGGCGCGGCAGCGCGCGGTGGCGCGCGAGCATTTCGTCTATGTCGCGCGGGCCTTTCTCGAGCGCGGCGTGCTCTGGTACGCCAGCCCGAAGCGCCTGCAGCGCCTGCTGCATCTCGAAGGCCCGGTGCTTGAGGCGCTGGACGGCAGCCGCAACACCCTGCTGCTGGGCTTTCACTTCGAGGGGCTCGACGCCGGATGGACGGCGCTCAGCCTGGTGGCGCCGCGCCCGGTCTCGGGCATGTACACCCCGCAGAAGAACCAGGTGCTCGACGACTGGGTGGTGGCGCGGCGCAGCCGCTTTCACACCGCCGCCATCGTCTCGCGGCACGACGGCGCGGCGGGCATGCTGCGGCAACTGCGCGCCGGGGTGCCGTTCTACACCCTGCCGGACATGGACTTCGGGCTGCGCAGCTCGCGCTTCATCGACTTTTTCGGCCTGCCCGCCGCAACCCTGGATGTCGCCCCGCGGCTGGCGGCTTCCGCCGACGCCCGGGTCTACGCCGTGGTCACCCGCATCCTGCCCGGCGCGCGCGGCTACGCCGTCACCGTGCATCCCGCCTGGACCGACTTTCCTGCACTCGACACCCGGGGCAAGCCCGCAGACATCGACGCCGACCTTCGCCGCATGAATCGCTTCATCGAAGACCAGGTGCGCACCATGCCCGCGCAATACCATTGGGTCCACAAGCGCTTCAAGACCCGGCCCGAAGACCAGCCCTCGGTGTATTGA
- the dapF gene encoding diaminopimelate epimerase — protein sequence MRLAFTKMHGAGNDFVVLDATRAPLTLSAAQLRLLADRHFGVGADQILVVEAGPTPDVDFGYRIFNADGGEVEQCGNGARCFVAYVHAKGLTSRRRIRVQTLSGLIEPELQADGRVTVNMGAPVFDLPKVPFDATGLSPRPVGTWTQWPLEADGATDWISVLSMGNPHAVQRVDDVDAAPVHPRGPLIEHHPRFPNRVNAGFMQIVDAHHIRLRVWERGAGETLACGTGACAAVVAGLRHGWLQGAVDVQTRGGLLTIAWAGPGQAVHMTGPAAFVFDGTIDLPDLP from the coding sequence ATGCGACTCGCTTTCACCAAAATGCATGGCGCCGGAAACGACTTCGTCGTCCTCGACGCCACCCGTGCCCCGCTGACCCTCAGCGCGGCGCAGCTGCGCCTGCTGGCCGACCGGCACTTTGGCGTGGGCGCCGACCAGATTCTGGTCGTCGAGGCCGGCCCGACACCCGATGTCGATTTCGGCTATCGCATCTTCAACGCCGACGGCGGCGAGGTGGAGCAATGCGGCAACGGCGCGCGCTGCTTCGTCGCCTACGTCCACGCCAAGGGCCTGACGTCCAGGCGCCGCATCCGGGTGCAGACGCTCTCCGGCCTCATCGAGCCCGAACTGCAGGCCGACGGCCGCGTCACCGTGAACATGGGCGCACCGGTCTTCGATCTGCCCAAGGTACCGTTCGACGCCACCGGCCTGTCGCCCCGGCCTGTTGGCACCTGGACGCAATGGCCGCTGGAAGCCGACGGTGCGACCGACTGGATCAGCGTGCTGTCGATGGGCAATCCGCATGCCGTGCAGCGGGTGGACGATGTGGATGCCGCCCCCGTTCACCCGCGTGGCCCCCTGATCGAGCATCACCCGCGATTTCCCAACCGGGTCAACGCGGGCTTCATGCAGATCGTCGATGCCCATCACATCCGCCTGCGGGTGTGGGAGCGCGGCGCTGGCGAAACCCTGGCCTGTGGCACCGGGGCCTGCGCCGCCGTGGTGGCGGGTCTGCGCCATGGCTGGCTGCAGGGCGCGGTCGATGTGCAGACCCGGGGCGGCCTGCTGACCATCGCCTGGGCGGGGCCCGGGCAGGCCGTCCACATGACCGGCCCGGCCGCCTTTGTCTTTGACGGCACGATCGACCTGCCCGATCTGCCCTGA